One genomic region from Bacillus sp. SLBN-46 encodes:
- a CDS encoding DUF5698 domain-containing protein, whose translation MVVIILLINIVYVSFFTIRMILTLKGQRYLAAFLSTIEVVIYVLGLGLVLNNLNEIQNLIAYAVGYGIGVIVGMKIEEKLALGYITVNVITKEYDKDLPKILREKGYGVTNWEANGLEGDRMAMQILTPRKFELKLYDAIKSLDPKAFIITYEPKSIHGGFWVKSVKRGKLFS comes from the coding sequence ATGGTAGTGATTATTCTGCTTATCAATATTGTCTATGTTTCTTTTTTTACCATAAGGATGATACTAACTTTAAAGGGACAGCGCTATCTCGCAGCATTTCTTAGTACGATTGAAGTGGTTATTTATGTGCTTGGACTGGGTCTTGTATTAAATAATCTCAATGAAATTCAAAATCTTATAGCCTACGCGGTTGGATATGGTATCGGTGTCATTGTCGGTATGAAGATTGAAGAAAAGCTGGCTCTCGGCTATATTACTGTTAATGTAATAACAAAGGAATATGATAAAGACCTCCCTAAAATTCTAAGAGAAAAAGGGTATGGCGTCACCAATTGGGAAGCAAATGGACTTGAAGGCGACCGGATGGCGATGCAAATACTCACCCCAAGAAAATTCGAATTAAAACTATATGATGCGATAAAAAGTTTGGATCCGAAGGCATTCATCATTACCTACGAACCGAAATCCATCCATGGTGGTTTCTGGGTCAAATCAGTGAAAAGAGGGAAATTATTTTCATGA
- a CDS encoding mechanosensitive ion channel family protein, with the protein MMDWLDLLHKYKLTSIILAAVIAWICVYIINKLVHDFFKRTHFIEERKEQTIESMIRSLTKYTATLSFIFFAISQYVSNFGRVLAGAGVVGVIVGFGAQSLIRDILSGIFLIYEKQLHKGDFITINNTFNGTVEEIGLRFIKLREWSGKLLTISNGEIKQIHNYNINQMRVIERVVISYRENPDKVWEVLELACEKINEVNKPCMKLDATECIVEPFKVYGMTSLNASFRGIEYTITGLVDDTFYWDAAKQTRRIIAQTLYNYEIRLAEDTMLLKQAEDLHTSKTLENSGPFTTLKD; encoded by the coding sequence ATGATGGATTGGTTGGATTTGCTCCATAAATATAAATTAACCAGTATTATCTTGGCTGCTGTGATTGCATGGATTTGTGTTTATATTATCAATAAACTTGTCCATGATTTTTTTAAGCGGACACATTTTATTGAGGAACGAAAAGAACAAACTATTGAGAGTATGATTCGATCATTAACAAAATACACGGCCACTTTAAGCTTTATCTTTTTTGCCATCTCTCAATACGTCAGCAATTTTGGCAGAGTTCTTGCAGGGGCTGGAGTAGTCGGAGTGATCGTCGGATTTGGCGCACAAAGCCTGATTAGAGATATCCTTTCCGGGATTTTCTTAATTTATGAAAAGCAGCTGCATAAAGGTGATTTCATTACGATTAACAATACCTTCAATGGGACAGTGGAAGAGATAGGACTAAGATTTATTAAACTCCGGGAGTGGAGTGGCAAGCTATTAACCATAAGTAACGGCGAAATCAAACAAATACATAATTATAATATTAATCAAATGCGTGTCATCGAAAGAGTCGTCATCAGCTATCGGGAAAATCCTGATAAGGTATGGGAGGTTCTAGAACTGGCTTGTGAAAAAATCAATGAAGTAAACAAGCCATGCATGAAATTAGACGCGACAGAATGTATCGTTGAGCCATTTAAGGTGTACGGGATGACATCTTTAAATGCTTCCTTCAGAGGAATCGAATACACGATTACCGGATTGGTGGATGACACTTTTTACTGGGATGCCGCAAAACAAACTAGGAGAATAATTGCCCAAACATTATACAATTACGAGATACGACTAGCTGAGGACACGATGCTTCTCAAGCAAGCAGAAGACCTGCATACTTCAAAAACCCTTGAAAATTCTGGGCCTTTTACAACACTTAAGGACTGA
- a CDS encoding translocation protein TolB produces MIKKTLIIVLFLTAFHSSVFASASAAALQAAFIRDNDLWVKVGIKEERITNGDLIRYPKWSQDGYWIAYLKGAKEADETFFSGDLWLYNIRMKKHFKVKTNVSKNFAWSPQGNQLTFLVNDALFLFNPDPSSLYLATPIATNVENVSWFPDGRRLLISSRKKAELHSDMILSEVAFDKLKPKIKPIYTISIGEDEYYVSTSAFKWSADKKWISFLLIPTASLSADSNTLCLFSLDGQIFKKVDEMLNDENWFRWSPWKNQLGYIGGSGREAQKNKQLKTVFVPGLRKEILTPNGYVDRDFFWKNNHTLIVSRSKESELVDIAKRPLPSLNKVSDSQVTQVTLPLKNEGDFAPQIVHNQLVWVRTNRKTAKILVSRADKVKEKVWINNVTVASWYYEKWHWDEVFDLYERWD; encoded by the coding sequence ATGATTAAGAAAACACTTATAATCGTACTTTTTTTAACAGCTTTTCATTCAAGTGTATTTGCGAGTGCCTCGGCTGCAGCACTTCAGGCGGCTTTTATTAGGGACAATGATTTGTGGGTTAAAGTAGGTATTAAGGAAGAGCGAATTACAAATGGAGACTTAATACGGTATCCAAAATGGTCGCAGGATGGCTATTGGATTGCTTATTTAAAGGGGGCAAAAGAGGCTGATGAAACATTCTTCAGTGGCGATTTGTGGCTTTATAATATTAGAATGAAAAAGCACTTTAAAGTAAAAACCAATGTATCTAAAAATTTCGCTTGGTCACCACAAGGCAATCAACTCACTTTTCTTGTAAACGATGCTTTATTTCTCTTCAATCCGGATCCTTCTAGTCTTTATCTGGCTACTCCTATTGCTACAAATGTAGAGAATGTTTCGTGGTTCCCTGATGGTAGAAGATTATTGATATCCTCAAGGAAAAAGGCTGAGCTTCATTCAGACATGATCCTTTCAGAAGTGGCTTTCGATAAGCTAAAGCCGAAGATTAAACCTATTTACACCATATCTATCGGGGAAGATGAGTACTATGTGAGTACGAGCGCCTTTAAATGGTCTGCGGACAAAAAGTGGATTAGCTTTTTATTAATCCCAACCGCTTCGTTATCTGCTGATAGTAATACTTTGTGTTTGTTTTCTTTGGATGGGCAGATTTTCAAGAAGGTTGATGAAATGTTAAATGATGAAAACTGGTTTAGATGGTCACCATGGAAAAATCAGCTCGGTTATATAGGTGGATCTGGTAGAGAGGCACAGAAAAATAAACAATTAAAGACAGTCTTCGTTCCGGGATTACGTAAAGAGATACTTACACCTAATGGTTATGTGGATCGTGATTTTTTTTGGAAAAACAACCACACTCTCATTGTCTCACGCTCTAAGGAAAGTGAACTAGTGGACATTGCTAAGCGCCCATTACCAAGTTTAAATAAGGTTAGCGATTCACAGGTGACCCAGGTTACCCTTCCTTTAAAAAACGAAGGGGATTTTGCACCACAAATCGTTCATAATCAACTTGTTTGGGTAAGGACAAATAGGAAGACCGCTAAAATACTTGTTTCTCGAGCAGATAAAGTGAAGGAAAAGGTTTGGATTAATAATGTTACTGTCGCAAGCTGGTATTATGAGAAGTGGCATTGGGACGAGGTTTTTGATTTATACGAGAGGTGGGACTAG